A single region of the Bdellovibrionota bacterium genome encodes:
- a CDS encoding TIGR02266 family protein gives MAAAIERRQKPRVLVRVLVDFESPDTYLYDYSNNLSEGGIFIETEKPFSIGTPITLRFTLPNIDRVFEARGKVVWLNTAPPGTERPVSKMSQGMGVEFGSLDETDLNLIRKYIQEAIGTS, from the coding sequence ATGGCCGCGGCGATAGAACGAAGACAGAAGCCTCGGGTGTTGGTGCGTGTGCTAGTGGATTTCGAGAGTCCCGATACGTATCTGTACGATTATTCGAATAATTTGAGCGAAGGGGGCATCTTTATCGAAACGGAAAAACCGTTTTCGATCGGGACTCCCATTACGCTTCGTTTCACCCTTCCAAATATCGACCGTGTATTCGAAGCTCGAGGAAAAGTTGTTTGGCTCAATACCGCTCCCCCGGGCACGGAGCGCCCGGTTTCGAAGATGTCGCAAGGAATGGGCGTGGAATTCGGGTCATTGGATGAAACCGATCTCAATTTGATTCGAAAGTATATTCAGGAGGCGATTGGAACGAGTTAG
- a CDS encoding hemolysin family protein: MILCVLMEGFFSGSEIAVVSMNRAQLRYLVKKGSARAKSLSSALENPEWLLGATLLGTNLATVTLNAVATLFVIEQFGSEYQYLTIAATFPLMLVFGEVLPKTIFQRFSDRIAPQVIFPLRTVSWLFSPMVVAIAGVSRFFAFITGIHTTKKTPLVTREELELVFRAFERPQGVKDLERRMIDRIFSLSDRQATDIMIPLVNVVSIRDDITLAEASAEMRRSGFSRLPVFSGNVYNIVGWVNQYDLLFAKDPQTLVGLVARKVRFMPANTPVERLLVIMQRAGDTLAIVVDEYGGAIGLVTLEDVLEEVVGEIEDEYDVAASAVRRLDTNKMLANGRMPVVQLNELLPQPIPLGDYETLGGFLLAQFQRIPTMGEEYRYRRLIFRVIRATDRSIDEVEITFPERRTVSGRKQREERRFDQ, translated from the coding sequence ATGATCCTCTGTGTCTTGATGGAGGGATTTTTTTCCGGTTCGGAGATCGCCGTGGTGTCGATGAACCGCGCCCAACTTCGCTATCTCGTCAAGAAGGGCTCGGCTCGCGCAAAGTCCTTAAGCAGTGCTTTGGAGAATCCGGAGTGGCTTCTGGGGGCCACGCTTTTGGGAACGAATTTGGCGACGGTGACGCTCAACGCGGTTGCGACCCTGTTCGTCATCGAACAATTTGGCTCGGAGTACCAGTACCTTACGATAGCCGCGACGTTCCCGCTCATGCTGGTGTTCGGAGAAGTTCTGCCGAAGACGATCTTTCAGCGTTTTTCAGATCGAATCGCCCCCCAGGTCATCTTTCCGTTGCGAACGGTTTCGTGGTTGTTTAGCCCGATGGTGGTCGCCATTGCGGGGGTCTCTCGCTTTTTCGCCTTCATTACCGGGATTCACACGACGAAGAAGACGCCTTTGGTCACGCGGGAAGAATTGGAGCTTGTTTTTCGGGCTTTCGAGCGCCCGCAAGGGGTTAAGGATCTCGAACGGCGCATGATCGACCGTATTTTCTCGCTCTCCGACCGACAAGCGACCGACATCATGATTCCTCTCGTGAACGTCGTGTCGATTCGCGATGATATCACGCTGGCGGAGGCGTCCGCCGAGATGCGCCGAAGCGGGTTCAGCCGTTTGCCGGTCTTTTCCGGAAACGTTTACAACATTGTGGGTTGGGTGAATCAATATGATCTTCTTTTCGCCAAAGATCCCCAGACGTTGGTCGGCCTGGTCGCCCGGAAAGTTCGGTTCATGCCGGCCAATACGCCGGTGGAACGCCTCCTGGTGATCATGCAGCGGGCGGGCGACACGCTTGCGATTGTGGTGGACGAGTACGGTGGCGCCATCGGCCTCGTAACTTTGGAAGACGTCTTGGAAGAGGTTGTAGGCGAAATCGAAGACGAGTACGACGTCGCCGCGTCCGCCGTACGACGTTTGGATACGAACAAAATGCTCGCCAACGGACGTATGCCCGTCGTGCAGCTCAATGAGCTGCTTCCTCAGCCGATTCCGCTGGGAGATTATGAAACGCTCGGCGGTTTTCTATTGGCTCAGTTCCAACGGATTCCGACCATGGGAGAAGAGTATCGTTATCGTCGCCTTATATTTCGAGTGATCCGTGCGACGGATCGAAGCATTGATGAAGTGGAGATTACGTTCCCCGAGCGGCGTACCGTTAGTGGACGAAAACAGCGCGAAGAGAGGAGGTTCGATCAATGA